From Vreelandella neptunia, the proteins below share one genomic window:
- a CDS encoding TRAP transporter substrate-binding protein, producing the protein MNKTTNLMLGAIAAATLSTSAFAQTTITVSTWAGPNHGINTMVWPTWKAWIEEATDGRVTVDVVHDLGPPASQMEMVADGIADATWVFHGYNAGRFLATQLPEFPTFEDFSSENASAAYWHTHQEHLAQADEHRGVDVVAAGVHGPGWIFSSEQYQTLADLENERIRVGGGVMGDLSNALNLTGVALPPTGVYEAGSQGVIDGAMLVPEGLRSFRVAEVFPYTLTVDGGFYRGSFTIVVNPSIWDEMSAEDRAAVEEVSGERLSRLFGYMMDVSDERGVEFAEEQGHTFTALGGEDLETLRGISNDLVDTWSENVSERGVDAQAALDYFHQQLEEAATQESVASLVPQS; encoded by the coding sequence ATGAATAAAACAACAAACCTGATGCTCGGCGCTATTGCCGCTGCAACCCTCAGCACCTCCGCCTTTGCACAAACGACAATCACCGTGAGTACCTGGGCTGGCCCTAATCACGGCATCAACACCATGGTATGGCCAACGTGGAAAGCGTGGATTGAAGAGGCCACTGACGGGCGCGTGACCGTAGACGTTGTGCACGATCTCGGCCCCCCCGCCTCACAGATGGAGATGGTCGCTGACGGCATTGCTGACGCCACTTGGGTGTTCCATGGCTATAACGCAGGGCGTTTTCTGGCCACCCAGTTACCCGAGTTTCCTACCTTTGAAGACTTCTCCTCGGAGAACGCATCTGCTGCTTATTGGCATACTCACCAGGAGCACTTAGCCCAAGCTGATGAACACCGCGGCGTTGATGTAGTGGCTGCGGGTGTGCACGGCCCGGGTTGGATCTTTAGTAGCGAGCAGTACCAAACCCTTGCTGATTTAGAGAATGAGCGTATTCGCGTCGGTGGCGGGGTGATGGGAGATCTCTCTAATGCCCTGAACCTGACCGGCGTGGCTTTGCCGCCAACCGGGGTCTATGAAGCTGGCTCTCAGGGCGTTATTGATGGCGCTATGCTGGTGCCGGAAGGCCTTAGAAGCTTTCGGGTAGCCGAGGTATTTCCCTATACCTTGACGGTGGATGGTGGGTTTTATCGAGGCAGCTTCACCATCGTGGTTAACCCGAGTATCTGGGATGAGATGTCTGCTGAAGATCGTGCCGCTGTGGAAGAAGTCTCGGGTGAGCGTCTGTCGCGACTATTCGGCTACATGATGGATGTATCCGATGAGCGGGGCGTCGAGTTCGCCGAAGAGCAGGGTCATACCTTTACAGCCCTTGGCGGCGAAGATCTTGAGACGCTGCGCGGCATCAGTAATGACCTGGTTGACACCTGGTCCGAGAACGTAAGTGAACGGGGTGTCGATGCGCAGGCGGCGCTCGATTACTTCCACCAACAGCTTGAAGAAGCTGCTACACAAGAGAGCGTGGCATCCTTAGTGCCACAATCATAA
- the paaZ gene encoding phenylacetic acid degradation bifunctional protein PaaZ → MSVLQSYIAGQWFGKTESKALISAINGTTVAHTHQEEINFREAVAYARNTGVRNMLALDFQQRAATLKALAAYIQERKRELYAISHHTGCTKADSWIDIDGGFGTLFTYASTGRKELPSGNVAHEGPVTQLGKENHFNGTHILVPRRGVSVHINAFNFPIWGMLEKFAPAFLAGMPCIFKPATATSYLTEAAVRVINDSGLLPEGALQLVIGGAGDLLDHLEEQDFVTFTGSASTALKLKSHPNIMAKSIPFNAEADSLNSAIMAPDVSPEDEEFEIFAKEVVKEMTAKAGQKCTAIRRILVPAEHLDALANTLKSRLANIVVGDPHEEGVRMGALSSRDQLRDVNHAIEQLLETSECVFGRDGNFKPVGQGVENGAFITPHLLINRNPLNDGGAHDIEAFGPVATLMPYSGIDEALTIAAKGKGSLVTTLTTKDPAIAAEMIPVLAAQHGRLQILDAQAAKESTGHGSPLPMLKHGGPGRAGGGEELGGIRAVHHYLQRTAIQGSPSMLAAVTKEYVRGAKVIETDVHPFRRHFDDLQVGESLLTHRRTVTEADIVNFGCLSGDHFYMHFDDIAAKETQFGQRIAHGYFVLSAAAGLFVYPGEGPVLANYGLDTLRFITPVLVGDTIRARLTCKRKIDQGRTSPDGHPQGVVMWDVAVTNQNDELVASYDILTLVAKRQ, encoded by the coding sequence ATGTCAGTTTTACAGAGTTACATCGCAGGCCAGTGGTTCGGAAAGACCGAATCCAAAGCACTGATTAGCGCCATTAACGGCACAACCGTTGCGCATACCCACCAAGAAGAGATCAACTTTCGTGAAGCGGTGGCGTATGCCCGCAACACCGGTGTGAGAAATATGCTGGCACTGGATTTCCAGCAGCGGGCCGCCACTCTTAAAGCGCTGGCCGCCTATATCCAAGAGCGTAAGCGTGAGCTGTATGCCATCTCTCACCACACTGGCTGCACCAAGGCCGACTCCTGGATCGACATCGACGGCGGTTTCGGCACCCTATTTACCTACGCCTCCACGGGCCGCAAGGAACTGCCCTCCGGCAATGTGGCCCACGAAGGCCCGGTGACTCAGCTAGGAAAAGAGAACCACTTCAATGGCACCCATATTCTGGTGCCCCGCCGCGGCGTCTCTGTACATATCAATGCGTTTAACTTTCCCATATGGGGCATGCTGGAGAAGTTCGCACCCGCCTTTTTGGCAGGCATGCCGTGTATCTTCAAACCGGCAACCGCCACTAGCTACTTGACCGAAGCAGCCGTGCGCGTCATCAACGACTCAGGCCTGCTGCCGGAAGGAGCGCTGCAACTGGTTATCGGCGGAGCCGGTGACTTACTGGATCATCTGGAAGAGCAGGACTTTGTCACCTTCACCGGCTCGGCAAGCACCGCCCTGAAGCTGAAAAGCCACCCTAACATCATGGCGAAGAGCATACCGTTCAACGCCGAGGCGGACTCGCTCAACAGCGCCATCATGGCCCCGGATGTTAGCCCGGAAGACGAAGAGTTCGAAATCTTTGCCAAAGAAGTGGTCAAGGAGATGACCGCCAAGGCAGGTCAGAAATGTACCGCGATCCGCCGAATTTTAGTGCCTGCCGAGCATCTGGATGCATTGGCGAACACGCTTAAGTCGCGGCTTGCCAACATTGTGGTCGGTGATCCTCATGAAGAAGGCGTACGCATGGGCGCGCTCTCTTCCCGTGACCAATTGAGAGACGTTAACCACGCAATTGAACAACTGTTAGAGACCAGTGAGTGCGTCTTCGGCAGAGACGGCAACTTCAAGCCTGTCGGCCAGGGTGTTGAAAACGGTGCCTTCATTACTCCCCACTTGCTGATCAATCGTAACCCGTTGAACGACGGCGGCGCTCACGACATTGAAGCCTTTGGCCCCGTCGCGACGCTAATGCCCTACAGCGGCATCGACGAAGCCCTGACCATCGCCGCCAAGGGCAAGGGCAGCTTAGTGACCACGCTGACCACGAAAGACCCTGCCATTGCGGCTGAAATGATCCCCGTTCTGGCCGCCCAGCACGGCCGCCTGCAGATTCTGGATGCTCAGGCAGCAAAGGAATCCACTGGCCACGGCTCTCCGCTACCGATGCTCAAGCATGGCGGGCCCGGCCGCGCAGGCGGCGGTGAGGAACTCGGCGGCATTCGTGCGGTTCACCACTATCTACAGCGCACCGCCATCCAGGGCTCTCCGAGCATGCTCGCGGCAGTCACAAAGGAGTATGTGCGTGGCGCCAAGGTGATCGAGACTGACGTTCACCCATTCCGCCGCCATTTCGACGACCTGCAGGTTGGGGAGTCACTGTTAACCCATCGCCGTACCGTCACTGAAGCCGACATCGTCAACTTTGGCTGCCTCTCCGGCGACCACTTCTATATGCACTTTGATGACATTGCCGCCAAAGAGACCCAGTTCGGCCAGCGCATTGCCCACGGCTACTTTGTGCTGTCTGCCGCTGCGGGTCTCTTCGTTTACCCAGGCGAAGGCCCCGTACTGGCGAACTACGGCCTGGATACACTGCGCTTTATTACACCGGTGTTGGTCGGCGACACTATCCGCGCCCGCCTAACCTGCAAGCGCAAGATTGATCAGGGCCGGACATCTCCTGACGGGCACCCACAAGGGGTGGTGATGTGGGACGTAGCGGTGACCAATCAAAACGATGAACTGGTCGCCAGCTACGACATTCTAACGCTGGTGGCAAAGCGGCAGTAA
- a CDS encoding TRAP transporter small permease, whose translation MQILTTRWSNVGRVMQLALEGVAGATLFALMLLTTADVVGRYFFNLPILGTVELTQQMLAAVVFLSLPVACWREEHVSVDLLDAIFPARWIWLRQMIVNAIIAVALWVIATRVWALGVRAFEWGDVTEFLRIPDGYLIYLIAIMLFLSALLTLGRAVSYLLEGVGVIKCGGPVSQGDKHD comes from the coding sequence ATGCAGATCCTGACGACTCGCTGGTCAAATGTCGGTAGGGTCATGCAGCTGGCGCTGGAGGGGGTGGCGGGTGCCACCCTCTTTGCCTTGATGCTGCTGACGACTGCCGATGTAGTAGGCCGTTATTTCTTTAATCTACCTATCCTTGGAACCGTCGAGTTGACCCAGCAGATGCTGGCCGCTGTGGTGTTTCTGTCACTGCCAGTAGCATGCTGGCGTGAAGAGCACGTTAGCGTGGATCTCTTGGATGCCATATTTCCTGCGCGCTGGATATGGCTGCGCCAGATGATCGTCAACGCAATTATCGCAGTGGCTTTGTGGGTGATCGCTACACGGGTTTGGGCACTGGGCGTGCGCGCTTTCGAGTGGGGCGATGTCACTGAGTTTCTACGCATTCCCGATGGTTACCTTATTTACCTGATTGCCATCATGCTGTTTCTTTCCGCTCTACTTACCCTCGGCCGAGCGGTGAGTTACCTGCTAGAAGGCGTGGGTGTGATTAAGTGCGGTGGACCAGTCAGCCAGGGAGATAAGCATGATTGA
- a CDS encoding TRAP transporter large permease, whose amino-acid sequence MIEALYGFAALLILVFLRMPLAFAMGIVGFVGFYYLTGNWNAAEAMASRRVVDTARDYGLSVIPLFILMGNLVSHAGLSDALFRASNGFLGHRKGGQAMATIVACGGFSAICGSSLATCATMGRVAMPQMRKYGYKDSLAAASIAAGGTLGILIPPSVMLVIYGIITETSIRELFAAGFIPGILGIVMYLGAVKWVLWRDPSAGPAAEKVPWNERLAALKNVGSTLALFVLVIGGIYLGIFTPTEAAGIGAMGAFVIALLKRALTPTILMNVLMDTVRTTAMLFAVVLTALIFANFINRAGLPNDLLALVTGLNVAPFVVILVILAIYVLLGCVFESMSMMLLTVPVFFPVVAGLGYDLVWFGILVVIVIEISLITPPVGMNVFVLRAVLPDVSTGTIFRGVTPFWVAGTLRALLVLLFPAIVLFLPQLLY is encoded by the coding sequence ATGATTGAAGCACTTTATGGGTTTGCAGCGCTGTTGATATTGGTATTCCTGCGCATGCCTCTGGCGTTTGCCATGGGGATCGTAGGTTTTGTGGGCTTCTACTACCTGACCGGTAACTGGAACGCGGCTGAAGCCATGGCGTCGCGGCGGGTGGTCGACACCGCTAGGGACTACGGTCTGTCGGTGATACCACTGTTTATCTTGATGGGTAACCTGGTGTCCCATGCGGGGCTCTCTGATGCGTTATTCCGAGCCTCTAACGGTTTTCTTGGTCACCGTAAGGGCGGTCAGGCGATGGCCACCATTGTGGCTTGTGGTGGGTTTAGCGCGATTTGTGGGTCGAGCCTTGCGACCTGTGCCACCATGGGGCGTGTTGCCATGCCCCAGATGCGTAAGTATGGCTACAAGGACTCGTTGGCGGCAGCCTCCATTGCCGCGGGCGGAACCCTTGGGATACTGATCCCTCCCAGCGTGATGCTGGTGATCTACGGCATCATTACTGAGACCAGCATCCGTGAACTGTTTGCGGCGGGCTTTATTCCCGGCATATTGGGCATTGTGATGTATCTCGGCGCGGTCAAGTGGGTTTTGTGGCGTGATCCCAGCGCTGGGCCAGCGGCTGAAAAAGTACCCTGGAACGAGCGCCTTGCGGCCCTAAAAAATGTGGGGAGTACCCTGGCGCTGTTTGTATTGGTTATCGGCGGCATCTATTTGGGTATATTCACCCCAACCGAAGCGGCGGGTATTGGCGCAATGGGCGCCTTTGTGATTGCCCTACTAAAACGTGCTTTGACGCCGACGATACTCATGAATGTCCTGATGGACACTGTGCGTACAACAGCGATGCTGTTTGCAGTGGTGTTGACGGCGCTAATCTTTGCTAATTTCATTAACCGCGCGGGGCTTCCCAATGACCTCCTGGCGTTGGTCACTGGGCTGAACGTGGCCCCCTTCGTGGTTATTCTCGTCATCTTGGCCATTTACGTACTATTGGGCTGTGTATTTGAAAGCATGTCGATGATGCTGCTGACCGTGCCGGTCTTCTTCCCGGTCGTGGCGGGGCTTGGCTATGATTTGGTGTGGTTCGGCATACTGGTGGTTATCGTCATCGAGATCAGTTTGATAACGCCACCTGTCGGGATGAATGTGTTCGTACTACGTGCCGTATTACCGGACGTATCAACCGGCACTATCTTCCGCGGCGTCACCCCTTTCTGGGTAGCGGGTACCCTACGCGCACTGCTCGTGCTTCTATTCCCAGCGATCGTGCTTTTCCTGCCGCAGTTACTGTATTAA
- a CDS encoding MarR family winged helix-turn-helix transcriptional regulator — protein sequence MTMDKAGGDASLVSSARAELDLNQFLPYQLNRLADRISQALEKLYAESYELNIAQWRVLAWLSHCDDLTAKKVCAYTNMDKARVSRAIQSLEDRGLISRTPSQQDQRLHDLQLTDAGQALLNKLVPEAQAWEADLVSTLSVGEYRDLLNTMRKLERQLERIG from the coding sequence ATGACGATGGATAAAGCAGGCGGCGATGCATCACTGGTGTCTTCAGCTAGGGCAGAGTTAGACCTCAATCAGTTTTTACCCTACCAACTCAATCGGTTAGCTGACCGAATCAGCCAGGCATTAGAGAAGCTTTATGCCGAGTCTTATGAGCTCAACATTGCCCAGTGGCGCGTACTTGCCTGGCTTAGCCATTGTGATGATTTAACCGCTAAGAAGGTCTGTGCCTACACCAATATGGATAAGGCTCGCGTGTCTCGCGCGATTCAGTCGTTGGAAGACCGTGGACTGATAAGCCGCACGCCATCACAGCAAGACCAGCGCTTACATGACTTGCAGCTGACAGACGCCGGGCAAGCGTTACTCAATAAGTTAGTACCCGAAGCCCAGGCGTGGGAAGCCGATCTGGTGTCGACCCTGAGCGTTGGTGAATATCGTGATCTGCTTAACACAATGCGCAAGCTTGAACGGCAATTGGAGAGAATTGGCTAG
- the maiA gene encoding maleylacetoacetate isomerase codes for MTTLYGYFRSSAAYRVRIALNLKGLEYDQIPVNLVKGEQRGGEHLARNPQGLVPSLVLDDSSVVNQSLAICEYLDEVHPEPALLPVNALERARVRALAQSVACEIHPLNNLRVLKYLVGELGADEAAKLAWYHHWIAEGFTALEATLSNAPCSGDFCHGDTPTLADICLIPQVYNAERFECDLSAYPTTQRIVANCRSLPAFEKAAPAAQPDAS; via the coding sequence ATGACGACGCTTTACGGCTATTTTCGCTCGTCGGCTGCTTACCGGGTGCGTATTGCCTTAAACCTTAAGGGACTGGAGTACGACCAGATCCCGGTCAATCTGGTGAAAGGTGAGCAGCGTGGTGGCGAGCATCTGGCGCGCAACCCTCAGGGGCTAGTGCCTAGCCTGGTGTTGGACGATAGCTCGGTGGTTAACCAGTCACTGGCGATCTGTGAGTATCTCGATGAGGTACACCCAGAGCCCGCCCTGCTGCCGGTTAACGCGTTAGAGCGGGCTCGGGTTCGTGCGCTCGCTCAGTCGGTGGCCTGCGAGATTCACCCACTTAACAACCTGAGGGTACTCAAGTATCTAGTGGGTGAACTGGGAGCAGATGAAGCGGCTAAGCTAGCTTGGTACCACCACTGGATTGCCGAGGGTTTCACCGCCCTGGAAGCAACGCTCTCCAATGCCCCCTGCAGCGGCGATTTTTGCCATGGCGACACCCCTACGCTTGCGGATATATGCCTGATCCCCCAGGTGTACAACGCGGAACGCTTCGAGTGCGATTTGTCAGCCTATCCGACGACCCAACGTATCGTTGCCAATTGCCGTTCACTGCCCGCCTTCGAAAAGGCCGCACCAGCGGCGCAGCCTGACGCCAGTTAA
- the hmgA gene encoding homogentisate 1,2-dioxygenase, with protein MTEQLKYQNGFHNHFSTEALPGALPIGQNSPQRCAYGLYAEQLTGSAFTAPRHQNFRSWLYRIRPSVVQSAYQPLENNSVHTAPLDKPAADPNQMRWDPVSLPSEPTDFIDGLFTIAVNGDAGTQAGVGVHVYTFNQDMTQRFFYNADGELLFVPQMGAIRLRTEFGDIEIDNGEIAVIPRGVKFQVRRAHGVDAARGYICENYGSPLELPGLGPIGSNGLANPRDFQSPVAAYEDLEGDYRLVAKFSGRFWETKLNHSPLDVVAWHGNCAPYKYNLANFNTINTVSFDHPDPSIFTVLSSPSDTPGMANLDFVIFPPRWMVAENTFRPPWFHRNLMSEFMGLIHGEYDAKAEGFTPGGASLHNSMSPHGPDAETFEKASNAELKPHFIGDTLAFMFESRYFFHPTPAALNADFRQRDYVDVWSTLRSHFNPSQP; from the coding sequence ATGACTGAACAATTGAAATATCAAAATGGCTTTCATAATCACTTTTCAACCGAAGCGCTGCCGGGAGCACTGCCGATTGGGCAAAACTCACCTCAACGCTGTGCTTACGGCTTATACGCGGAACAACTAACCGGCTCCGCATTCACAGCGCCACGTCATCAAAACTTTCGCAGCTGGCTTTACCGCATTCGCCCTTCTGTCGTTCAGAGCGCGTATCAGCCACTAGAAAATAACAGCGTACACACGGCCCCGTTAGACAAGCCAGCGGCGGACCCTAACCAAATGCGCTGGGATCCCGTCTCTCTACCGAGCGAACCGACTGATTTTATCGACGGCTTATTTACCATTGCCGTCAACGGGGATGCGGGTACCCAAGCGGGTGTGGGCGTGCATGTCTACACCTTTAATCAGGACATGACCCAGCGGTTTTTCTACAACGCTGATGGGGAACTGCTCTTCGTTCCGCAAATGGGGGCCATTCGTCTACGTACCGAATTTGGTGACATTGAGATCGATAACGGTGAGATTGCCGTTATTCCACGCGGTGTGAAATTCCAAGTGCGCAGAGCTCACGGGGTTGATGCTGCGCGGGGATATATATGCGAGAACTATGGTAGTCCTTTAGAGCTTCCAGGCCTCGGCCCCATCGGGTCTAACGGTTTAGCCAACCCGCGTGACTTCCAAAGCCCCGTGGCGGCCTATGAAGACCTAGAAGGCGACTACCGCTTAGTGGCTAAGTTCTCTGGTCGTTTCTGGGAGACAAAACTCAACCACTCGCCGTTAGATGTGGTGGCGTGGCACGGCAACTGCGCGCCTTATAAATATAATCTCGCCAACTTTAACACCATCAATACGGTGAGCTTCGATCATCCGGATCCGTCAATCTTCACCGTATTGTCGTCCCCCTCCGATACGCCGGGAATGGCGAATCTTGATTTTGTCATTTTCCCACCGCGCTGGATGGTTGCCGAGAATACCTTCAGGCCCCCCTGGTTCCATCGCAACCTAATGAGCGAGTTTATGGGGCTTATTCATGGTGAGTACGATGCAAAAGCGGAAGGCTTCACCCCTGGTGGCGCCAGTCTACATAACTCAATGTCGCCCCACGGCCCCGATGCTGAGACATTTGAGAAAGCCTCCAACGCTGAGCTTAAGCCCCATTTCATAGGCGATACACTGGCCTTCATGTTTGAGAGCCGCTACTTCTTTCACCCGACCCCTGCGGCTCTGAATGCTGACTTCCGTCAACGTGACTATGTGGATGTTTGGTCGACGCTGCGCTCCCACTTCAACCCAAGCCAGCCCTGA
- a CDS encoding fumarylacetoacetate hydrolase family protein, giving the protein MKLATLKKGRDGELIIVSRDLSRAASAVDIAPTLQAALENWKAVSPQLEERYAQLNSGGAENAFELDQSALHSPLPRAYQWADGSAYLNHVQLVRQARNAEMPDTFWTDPLMYQGGSDCFLAPTDDIEAVSEEHGIDFEGEIAVITDDVPMAVTSEEAAKHIKLVMLVNDVSLRGLIPGELAKGFGFFQAKPASSFSPIAVTPDELGDAWQDGKVHLPLTVHLNDKKFGEPEAGPDMIFNFPQLVAHAAKTRYLGAGAVIGSGTVSNPDPDGGPGKPVADGGVGYSCLAEVRMVEQILYGQVKTPFMRFGDRVRIEMFDRDGSNIFGTIDQQVVQYQPK; this is encoded by the coding sequence ATGAAACTGGCAACACTAAAGAAGGGGCGCGACGGAGAACTCATCATTGTCTCCCGTGACCTCTCCCGCGCTGCGAGCGCCGTTGATATTGCCCCCACACTTCAGGCTGCCCTTGAGAACTGGAAGGCGGTTAGCCCTCAGCTTGAAGAGCGCTATGCTCAGCTTAACAGTGGTGGTGCTGAAAACGCTTTTGAGCTTGATCAGAGTGCGCTGCACTCCCCTCTACCGCGTGCCTATCAGTGGGCTGACGGCTCCGCCTATCTGAACCATGTCCAGCTGGTACGCCAGGCGCGCAATGCCGAGATGCCTGACACCTTCTGGACAGACCCGCTCATGTATCAGGGCGGTAGCGACTGTTTCTTGGCACCCACGGACGATATCGAAGCGGTGAGCGAAGAGCATGGCATCGACTTTGAAGGTGAAATCGCCGTTATCACCGATGACGTCCCGATGGCAGTCACGTCAGAGGAAGCCGCCAAGCACATTAAGCTAGTAATGCTGGTCAACGACGTGAGTCTGCGTGGCCTCATCCCAGGTGAGCTCGCTAAGGGCTTCGGTTTTTTCCAAGCAAAGCCCGCCTCTTCGTTCTCGCCTATTGCGGTGACACCGGATGAGCTGGGCGATGCCTGGCAAGACGGTAAAGTGCACCTGCCACTGACCGTGCACCTGAATGACAAGAAGTTTGGCGAGCCTGAAGCCGGGCCAGATATGATTTTCAACTTCCCACAGCTGGTGGCCCATGCGGCCAAGACCCGCTATCTCGGCGCAGGTGCAGTTATTGGTTCAGGCACCGTTTCCAACCCGGATCCCGATGGCGGCCCTGGAAAGCCCGTGGCTGACGGTGGCGTTGGCTATAGCTGTCTAGCCGAAGTGCGCATGGTGGAGCAGATACTGTACGGCCAGGTAAAAACTCCCTTTATGCGCTTTGGCGACCGGGTGCGTATCGAGATGTTTGACCGCGATGGCAGCAACATATTTGGTACGATCGATCAGCAAGTAGTGCAGTACCAGCCCAAATAA